AAAACGAATTGGTAATGGATTTGAGGGTCGCTGTACATCGCCAGACGCCAGTAGATTTTTTAAAGGATATCAGTCAACATTCCCTCAATCTGGTAATTTTATGCAATGAGGAGATCTCACCAATGTTGGTTGATCAACTCTCAAAGATGTTATCTGCTGGCGGTTGTGTACTCGTACCCAAAACCGAAAATATTAAAACTGAAGAACAACAAGTAGAATTTTCCGACTTTCATCAGGTAGATGTCGGAGATTGTTTGCTCTTTGTCAATAAACCATTTCAGCAGGAAAATGTGCGCCGTGGTGGACGTCGTGCCAGATTGGCGGAGGTGTGACGGATAAACATATATCGGTCATTAGGTTCATCCGATACCCACAACCTGCAATCGTGTCAGAAAATAAACTAAACGATAGACTGCTCAACGCCTCTTTTGATCTTACGAAACTCGATGGAGGTTGTCTTTGGACAAAAGAGGAATTTATCCCACCGCACTTGGCAACACTTTATCTGGAAGAGTTGCGCGAGCAAACAGCATGGATACAGCCGACAATCAAAATGGGTGCGAAAGTGGTCAAGTCTCCCCGACTATCAGCTTGGTATGGTGACCCAGAAGCTGTGTATACGTATTCCGGATTGCGTAATGTGCCACTACCGTGGACTGAAACTCTATCGCAGTTGCGAAATTCTCTCGAAAACCTGACAGGGATTCGATTCAACAGTGTTTTGTTGAATCTTTACAGAAGTGGCTCCGACAGTATGGGATGGCACAGTGACAATGAGCCGGAATTAGGATATCAACCCACAATTGCTTCAATCAGTTTGGGAGACAAGCGAAAGTTCCTCATGAAACACAAAAAACTTGCTTGCCGTTGGGAAAGAATTCTCACGCATGGTTCGGTTCTGATCATGACAGGTGAAACACAGCGTTATTGGAGGCACTCTGTGCCAAAAACCAAAACAGTCCGAGGCGAAAGGATCAATCTGACTTTTCGACAAATTGTGATTGCCAAAAAATCGGGTTGACGCGTCTTGAGCGCTACCAACTATTTCTCAATTCACGCAGTTTTAGAAATACAGTTTTCCGGTCGGGGTTGTCGGGTAGGTCAGGAAAACTATCGCGAAGTCGCTCAATCACAGTCGGACTGCTCAATCGAAAGAACGTATTGAATGTCTTTTCCATCTTCAGTGTTGTGACAAGCGCTTCATCCGGGTCTTGATTCTCTATTTGAGCCAGGAGGTCAGCTGCTGTTCAAGCGTGAATGCCAGATTGTTTGCGATGTAGTCGTGCCCCGGGTATATTTTCGTATCAGCAGATAGATTGTCGAGTTGGCTTGCAAATGTCTCATAGAGTTCATGAGGGTGACCTCCGTTGTGACAATTCCCCGCACCTGCATTGAACAGTGTATCGCCGCAGAATAGTGCAGGGACGTCGCTGTGAGAGAGAAGACAGATATGACTCATGGTATGGCCGGGAGTATCCATTGCCTCGAGTTCCACCTTACCGATTCCACGTATTTTATCCTTGGCATTCTTGTGGGCGATTAACTGGGCACCTGTTGCTTTAATCATCATCTCATTGCCACCGGTATGATCATGATGCTCATGCGTGTTCAGTACTGCCGTAATCTCCCATCCGCGATTTTTAGCTCTGGCCAGGCATTTTGAGTGATCGAGCGGGTCTATTGCGATGGCTTCACCTGACTCTCCGCAAGCAATCAGGTAGTTAAAATTGCGGTAGGCGTTATTTGTCCAAATCTGTTCAACGATCACTTTTGACTCCTCTTTGTGGCCTTATTTCGGTTTTGCGCATCACGGGCGGGATTGGTGATATGTTCTACTTCATTCATATCATCACCCGAAATTCTATAAGCCTGACCGAATCCCTTGACATAGACTGCTCGCACCGGTTGCAAGGTATGAAGATTAAAGTCGGCGAGCTGCACCAGAGTATCGACTATAGCACCGAAACGTTCCCGGTAGCTCGGAATCCAATTGGCGAACTCAATACTTTTTCGATCATGGAGTTCAGCCTTACAGGTGATTACAACTCGCTCTCTGGCAAATAGATTTGGTGAATCTTTTTCACTTGTTATCACCATGGCTGATACGCTGTTGTTACTTGCAATATTATGCGTATGTTCAGCGAGACTGCTTAAAAATACACCAAACGACAGATTACCCATATAGACGTATGGCGCATAACTTACAGAGGGTACCCCATCGGCGGAAACTGTTGCCAGCTCGACTGATAAGTGCCGTTCAATCAGCTGATCGATTTCACTACGAATTTGTTCGTTTTGGCCGGACATTTTATTCCC
Above is a genomic segment from Candidatus Poribacteria bacterium containing:
- a CDS encoding alpha-ketoglutarate-dependent dioxygenase AlkB; this encodes MLNASFDLTKLDGGCLWTKEEFIPPHLATLYLEELREQTAWIQPTIKMGAKVVKSPRLSAWYGDPEAVYTYSGLRNVPLPWTETLSQLRNSLENLTGIRFNSVLLNLYRSGSDSMGWHSDNEPELGYQPTIASISLGDKRKFLMKHKKLACRWERILTHGSVLIMTGETQRYWRHSVPKTKTVRGERINLTFRQIVIAKKSG
- a CDS encoding pyridoxamine 5'-phosphate oxidase family protein, encoding MSGQNEQIRSEIDQLIERHLSVELATVSADGVPSVSYAPYVYMGNLSFGVFLSSLAEHTHNIASNNSVSAMVITSEKDSPNLFARERVVITCKAELHDRKSIEFANWIPSYRERFGAIVDTLVQLADFNLHTLQPVRAVYVKGFGQAYRISGDDMNEVEHITNPARDAQNRNKATKRSQK